The following coding sequences lie in one Xylocopa sonorina isolate GNS202 chromosome 7, iyXylSono1_principal, whole genome shotgun sequence genomic window:
- the LOC143425184 gene encoding long-chain fatty acid transport protein 4, with protein sequence MDIKLLLLAVGVTVAMFGAVAARFGFPGFNKIAQVALALALLPMVCRFHRKLYIICKILPRDFKFLYRAVMAELEIKGQRRNNVTVIKEFKKLVNRYPNKPCFYFEDRVWTFTDIDKYSNQIADVFQKGGHVKGDTVALMMPNRPEYVAIWIGLAKLGVVTALINTNLRVQSLIHCLRIGEVKSIIYTEDFSSAIDDIKDSIQEVVKYKVYLNSETTHNENGIHDLNKLLSEANTNDPVIKEVINYKDKLLYVYTSGTTGLPKVAIFPHSRYLLMVMPYNLLGFKSDDILYNPNPLYHTAGGMIGVGVAIIKGVPVVLRTKFSVSAYWTDCIKYNCTCAQYIGEMCRYLLNAPPKPEDSAHRLRLMFGNGMKPQIWSEFVKRFNVTLIAEFYGSSEGNANIANLNGQPGAVGFVPLIIPRMFHPVAIIRVNSETYEPVRGPNGLCIRAEQNEPGMFVGLIKEGNALREFSGYLDKKASKKKIIEDVFVKGDKAFLTGDILVEDEYGYIYFKDRVGDTYRWKGENVATAEVEGVISNIAGKRDATVYGVQVPGMEGRAGMAAIVDPDSLLDFKALAEGLEKALPAYARPIFLRIVKELEMTGTFKLKKIHLQKEGFDPSKIQDKVYFLSGNKEYVEITPELYQEIISGSRKF encoded by the exons ATGGATATTAAACTTTTGCTGTTAGCTGTGGGTGTGACAGTTGCAATGTTTGGTGCCGTAGCGGCCAGATTCGGATTTCCTGGGTTCAACAAAATCGCCCAGGTCGCGCTTGCATTGGCACTACTTCCtatggtttgcagatttcatcgAAAACTGTACATCATTTGCAAGATTCTGCCTCGTGATTTCAA ATTTCTCTATCGTGCCGTAATGGCAGAACTTGAGATAAAAGGGCAGAGACGGAACAATGTAACGGTGATTAAGGAATTTAAGAAGCTAGTGAATCGTTATCCTAACAAGCCTTGCTTCTACTTCGAGGATCGCGTGTGGACTTTCACCGAC ATCGACAAATACAGCAACCAGATAGCAGACGTATTCCAAAAAGGGGGACACGTGAAGGGAGACACCGTGGCTTTGATGATGCCAAACAGGCCGGAGTACGTTGCGATATGGATTGGTCTGGCAAAACTTGGGGTCGTCACAGCCTTGATTAACACGAATCTACGTGTCCAATCTTTGATCCATTGCCTTCGTATCGGTGAAGTGAAGAGTATCATTTATACGGAAGATTTCTCGTCTG CTATCGATGACATTAAGGATTCGATTCAAGAAGTTGTAAAGTACAAAGTATATCTCAACTCTGAGACAACTCATAATGAGAATGGAATACACGATCTGAACAAGCTTCTCTCGGAAGCTAATACAAACGATCCAGTGATAAAGGAAGTAATTAATTACAAGGATAAGCTCTTGTACGTTTACACAAGCGGCACCACTGGTTTACCAAAAGTGGCGATATTTCCACATTCGAG GTACTTGTTGATGGTGATGCCGTATAATCTGCTAGGATTTAAATCGGACGATATCCTGTACAATCCTAATCCATTATATCACACGGCTGGTGGAATGATTGGTGTGGGGGTTGCGATTATCAAAGGCGTACCAGTCGTTTTGAGGACGAAGTTTTCAGTGTCCGCTTATTGGACAGATTGCATCAAATATAATTGCACT TGCGCTCAATATATCGGCGAAATGTGCCGTTATTTACTGAATGCACCGCCTAAGCCAGAGGACAGCGCGCATCGCTTAAGACTCATGTTTGGGAATGGTATGAAGCCACAGATTTGGAGCGAGTTTGTCAAACGCTTCAACGTCACACTAATTGCCGAATTCTACGGATCCAGCGAAGGAAATGCGAATATTG CCAATTTGAACGGTCAACCTGGCGCTGTTGGTTTTGTGCCACTAATTATACCGCGAATGTTCCATCCAGTGGCAATTATTCGAGTAAACAGTGAAACGTACGAGCCTGTAAGGGGTCCAAACGGCTTATGTATAAGGGCAGAACAAA ATGAACCAGGAATGTTCGTTGGGTTAATAAAAGAGGGAAACGCACTAAGAGAGTTCAGTGGGTATCTAGATAAAAAAGCGtcgaagaagaaaataataGAAGATGTGTTTGTAAAAGGCGATAAGGCTTTCCTTACAG GTGATATTTTAGTAGAAGACGAATACGGTTATATTTACTTTAAAGATAGAGTAGGTGATACATACAGATGGAAAGGAGAAAATGTTGCCACTGCGGAGGTAGAAGGCGTTATCAGTAATATCGCGGGGAAAAGAGACGCTACGGTCTACGGAGTTCAG GTACCTGGAATGGAAGGAAGGGCAGGAATGGCAGCTATAGTTGATCCAGACAGCCTACTGGATTTCAAAGCTCTCGCTGAAGGTTTGGAGAAGGCATTGCCGGCTTACGCAAGACCGATTTTCCTGCGAATTGTTAAAGAACTCGAAATGACGGGTACatttaaattgaagaaaatacacCTTCAAAAGGAGGGTTTCGATCCGAGTAAAATTCAAGATAAAGTGTATTTTCTGTCCGGCAACAAGGAATACGTCGAGATAACACCAGAACTTTATCAAGAAATTATTTCTGGGTCGAGAAAGTTTTAG
- the LOC143425502 gene encoding uncharacterized protein LOC143425502 isoform X1, giving the protein MFATLKNKIREEIGSDVSTVVRNAGNVRGINSRHMSQAGSTSSISGSQISLDGSREENAASPSPPISLRKDSSFDLKLNDGMQLSSKDIKKLENREDEWRRRLAKKEAELLKRMDKKDEEWKVRLFEKEKEWKKIVEKQEKEKNKIEDELRNVESAKVSLELALKDAEDYKKKLYSFQEDAEQLEGFQTQEMAKIKHLLLAKEQEVEEKTHHLKAATAEIENLKSEVSRLRRYEDELNNIQDEMETLRHSTQRERAQLSCQLAQTEEEARHLKDKVFVLEQRVALESNDQVTVDERIADLMRERALLERKLEEAHLHLSDIKTSWSGKISSLETQVGRLSRQAGEEGLERRRVEEESERLKQRIRQLEAEIEVNNVVMATKDAKLLRMAEDIDEMATELKELRASVDDEVDEFKRQIETSSKEITQLKQDLVEATKKLTAAISELAHVRLSLEGERSNNSSLHLEVARLRDDLESERTASATLKICLEKERNEKDTALLRNAQVSQDIEIVRQENRRKEAENTELQTRIETLEYKLQSKYKEIEQTQMKLEESKQRMLEFEEMDQNRKKMERSEKLLKSSLIDLEEQLSEKTKTIKVLQQRLTDMKKTLQRELRVPSSSLDSDVEPSAAILKPSSSKTVTARQNSTRDDDVNFKYLKHVLIKFLTSREYEALHLTRAVATLLHFSPEEERLLQETLEWKMSWFGTRPNLGFGQTAKAIPPS; this is encoded by the exons ATGTTTGCAACGCTGAAAAATAAAATACGAGAGGAAATAGGGAGTGACGTGTCGACCGTCGTTAGAAATGCCGGCAACGTGCGTGGTATTAACTCAAGGCATATGTCTCAG GCAGGGTCGACAAGCAGCATTAGTGGATCCCAAATATCGTTGGATGGTTCACGTGAAGAAAATGCAGCCTCTCCTTCTCCACCTATTTCGCTAAGAAAAGATAGTAGCTTTGATCTTAAATTAAATGACGGTATGCAACTTTCTTCTAAGGATATTAAAAAACTTGAGAATAGGGAAGACGAATGGAGAAGGAGATTGGCAAAAAAGGAGGCAGAGTTGCTAAAACGAATGGATAAGAAGGATGAAGAATGGAAAGTAAGACTGTTTGAAAAGGAAAAGGAATGGAAGAAAATAGTTGAAaagcaagaaaaagaaaagaataaaataGAAGACGAATTAAGGAATGTTGAAAGCGCAAAAGTTTCATTGGAATTAGCCCTTAAAGATGCAGAAG ACtacaaaaaaaaattatatagtttTCAAGAGGATGCAGAGCAACTGGAAGGTTTTCAAACTCAAGAAATGGCAAAAATAAAACATCTA CTATTAGCAAAGGAACAAGAAGTAGAAGAAAAAACGCATCATTTGAAAGCAGCGACTGCTGAAATCGAAAATTTAAAGAGCGAGGTCTCCCGCCTAAGGAGATATGAAGATGAATTAAACAATATACAG GACGAAATGGAAACACTACGTCATTCTACTCAACGCGAGAGAGCTCAGCTGTCCTGTCAACTTGCACAAACTGAAGAAGAAGCGCGCCACCTGAAAGACAAGGTTTTTGTGTTAGAACAAAGGGTCGCTTTAGAGAGTAACGACCAGGTGACGGTGGATGAAAGAATAGCCGATCTTATGAGAGAAAGAGCATTATTAGAGAGGAAGTTAGAGGAGGCGCATCTCCATTTGTCTGATATTAAAACCAGTTGGTCGGGAAAGATATCCAGTCTGGAGACACAAGTTGGAAGATTAAGCAGACAAGCTGGTGAGGAAGGTTTAGAGAGACGACGAGTAGAAGAGGAAAGCGAAAGACTGAAGCAAAGGATCAGACAGCTAGAAGCTGAAATAGAGGTGAACAATGTTGTTATGGCGACGAAAGACGCCAAGCTTTTGCGCATGGCAGAGGACATCGACGAGATGGCCACGGAACTGAAAGAGCTCCGGGCCAGCGtcgatgatgaggtggacgaaTTTAAACGACAAATT gaaacatcgTCGAAGGAAATCACGCAGCTAAAACAAGACCTGGTGGAAGCAACAAAAAAGCTAACAGCTGCTATCTCCGAGTTAGCTCATGTTCGTCTGTCATTGGAAGGAGAACGGTCGAACAACTCTTCTTTGCACTTAGAAGTAGCACGTTTAAGGGATGACCTGGAATCGGAGAGAACAGCGTCAGCAACGTTGAAAATATGcctggagaaagagagaaacgaaaAAGACACCGCTTTACTAAGAAACGCTCAAGTTTCTCAGGATATAGAGATCGTGAGGCAAGAGAATCGACGGAAGGAAGCCGAAAATACGGAATTACAAACTAGGATAGAGACGTTAGAGTACAAGTTACAAAGCAAGTATAAAGAAATAGAACAAACACAGATGAAGCTGGAAGAAAGTAAGCAGAGGATGCTGGAATTCGAAGAGATGGACCAGAATAGGAAGAAAATGGAAAGAAGCGAGAAACTGCTTAAAAGTAGTTTAATAGACTTGGAGGAACAATTAAGCGAGAAGACTAAG ACAATCAAGGTCTTGCAACAACGTTTGACAGATATGAAGAAAACTCTTCAACGAGAGTTAAGAGTCCCATCTTCGTCGTTGGACAGCGACGTTGAACCTTCCGCAGCGATTCTGAAACCCAGTTCGTCGAAAACAGTCACTGCCAGACAAAACAGCACGAGAGACGACGACGTTAACTTTAAATACCTTAAACACGTTCTCATAAAGTTCCTAACTagtagggaatacgag GCCCTTCACTTAACGAGAGCAGTCGCAACTCTTTTGCACTTCTCGCCTGAAGAGGAACGGTTATTGCAAGAAACGTTAGAGTGGAAGATGTCGTGGTTTGGCACACGGCCTAATTTAGGTTTTGGACAGACTGCCAAAGCTATACCGCCTAGCTGA
- the LOC143425502 gene encoding uncharacterized protein LOC143425502 isoform X2, with protein MPELDTWSTSSISGSQISLDGSREENAASPSPPISLRKDSSFDLKLNDGMQLSSKDIKKLENREDEWRRRLAKKEAELLKRMDKKDEEWKVRLFEKEKEWKKIVEKQEKEKNKIEDELRNVESAKVSLELALKDAEDYKKKLYSFQEDAEQLEGFQTQEMAKIKHLLLAKEQEVEEKTHHLKAATAEIENLKSEVSRLRRYEDELNNIQDEMETLRHSTQRERAQLSCQLAQTEEEARHLKDKVFVLEQRVALESNDQVTVDERIADLMRERALLERKLEEAHLHLSDIKTSWSGKISSLETQVGRLSRQAGEEGLERRRVEEESERLKQRIRQLEAEIEVNNVVMATKDAKLLRMAEDIDEMATELKELRASVDDEVDEFKRQIETSSKEITQLKQDLVEATKKLTAAISELAHVRLSLEGERSNNSSLHLEVARLRDDLESERTASATLKICLEKERNEKDTALLRNAQVSQDIEIVRQENRRKEAENTELQTRIETLEYKLQSKYKEIEQTQMKLEESKQRMLEFEEMDQNRKKMERSEKLLKSSLIDLEEQLSEKTKTIKVLQQRLTDMKKTLQRELRVPSSSLDSDVEPSAAILKPSSSKTVTARQNSTRDDDVNFKYLKHVLIKFLTSREYEALHLTRAVATLLHFSPEEERLLQETLEWKMSWFGTRPNLGFGQTAKAIPPS; from the exons ATGCCGGAGTTAGATACGT GGTCGACAAGCAGCATTAGTGGATCCCAAATATCGTTGGATGGTTCACGTGAAGAAAATGCAGCCTCTCCTTCTCCACCTATTTCGCTAAGAAAAGATAGTAGCTTTGATCTTAAATTAAATGACGGTATGCAACTTTCTTCTAAGGATATTAAAAAACTTGAGAATAGGGAAGACGAATGGAGAAGGAGATTGGCAAAAAAGGAGGCAGAGTTGCTAAAACGAATGGATAAGAAGGATGAAGAATGGAAAGTAAGACTGTTTGAAAAGGAAAAGGAATGGAAGAAAATAGTTGAAaagcaagaaaaagaaaagaataaaataGAAGACGAATTAAGGAATGTTGAAAGCGCAAAAGTTTCATTGGAATTAGCCCTTAAAGATGCAGAAG ACtacaaaaaaaaattatatagtttTCAAGAGGATGCAGAGCAACTGGAAGGTTTTCAAACTCAAGAAATGGCAAAAATAAAACATCTA CTATTAGCAAAGGAACAAGAAGTAGAAGAAAAAACGCATCATTTGAAAGCAGCGACTGCTGAAATCGAAAATTTAAAGAGCGAGGTCTCCCGCCTAAGGAGATATGAAGATGAATTAAACAATATACAG GACGAAATGGAAACACTACGTCATTCTACTCAACGCGAGAGAGCTCAGCTGTCCTGTCAACTTGCACAAACTGAAGAAGAAGCGCGCCACCTGAAAGACAAGGTTTTTGTGTTAGAACAAAGGGTCGCTTTAGAGAGTAACGACCAGGTGACGGTGGATGAAAGAATAGCCGATCTTATGAGAGAAAGAGCATTATTAGAGAGGAAGTTAGAGGAGGCGCATCTCCATTTGTCTGATATTAAAACCAGTTGGTCGGGAAAGATATCCAGTCTGGAGACACAAGTTGGAAGATTAAGCAGACAAGCTGGTGAGGAAGGTTTAGAGAGACGACGAGTAGAAGAGGAAAGCGAAAGACTGAAGCAAAGGATCAGACAGCTAGAAGCTGAAATAGAGGTGAACAATGTTGTTATGGCGACGAAAGACGCCAAGCTTTTGCGCATGGCAGAGGACATCGACGAGATGGCCACGGAACTGAAAGAGCTCCGGGCCAGCGtcgatgatgaggtggacgaaTTTAAACGACAAATT gaaacatcgTCGAAGGAAATCACGCAGCTAAAACAAGACCTGGTGGAAGCAACAAAAAAGCTAACAGCTGCTATCTCCGAGTTAGCTCATGTTCGTCTGTCATTGGAAGGAGAACGGTCGAACAACTCTTCTTTGCACTTAGAAGTAGCACGTTTAAGGGATGACCTGGAATCGGAGAGAACAGCGTCAGCAACGTTGAAAATATGcctggagaaagagagaaacgaaaAAGACACCGCTTTACTAAGAAACGCTCAAGTTTCTCAGGATATAGAGATCGTGAGGCAAGAGAATCGACGGAAGGAAGCCGAAAATACGGAATTACAAACTAGGATAGAGACGTTAGAGTACAAGTTACAAAGCAAGTATAAAGAAATAGAACAAACACAGATGAAGCTGGAAGAAAGTAAGCAGAGGATGCTGGAATTCGAAGAGATGGACCAGAATAGGAAGAAAATGGAAAGAAGCGAGAAACTGCTTAAAAGTAGTTTAATAGACTTGGAGGAACAATTAAGCGAGAAGACTAAG ACAATCAAGGTCTTGCAACAACGTTTGACAGATATGAAGAAAACTCTTCAACGAGAGTTAAGAGTCCCATCTTCGTCGTTGGACAGCGACGTTGAACCTTCCGCAGCGATTCTGAAACCCAGTTCGTCGAAAACAGTCACTGCCAGACAAAACAGCACGAGAGACGACGACGTTAACTTTAAATACCTTAAACACGTTCTCATAAAGTTCCTAACTagtagggaatacgag GCCCTTCACTTAACGAGAGCAGTCGCAACTCTTTTGCACTTCTCGCCTGAAGAGGAACGGTTATTGCAAGAAACGTTAGAGTGGAAGATGTCGTGGTTTGGCACACGGCCTAATTTAGGTTTTGGACAGACTGCCAAAGCTATACCGCCTAGCTGA